A window of Nicotiana sylvestris chromosome 8, ASM39365v2, whole genome shotgun sequence genomic DNA:
AGTGTAGCTATTTGTTAGATTATTTGAATTCTGGCTTTGTAGTTTAAAGTGTAGCTGCTTTGTTGATAATTGTAGTTACACTGTAGCTTATagtagattttattttattttgcagcacattgatgttattatgtattacttgagaaaaagaggcaaatatggccccaacaacaacaacactagGTTTACAACAACGGATTGCTTGTTCAAGTCAAAGATTGAACAAATTTATGAGAAGTTCATAAGTTCTCCGCTAGAAAAAAAGTATTCGATTGTTAAACCCGATGATGATGTTGCAGAATATATTCTTGGGTATAGACTTCTTGCTAATGTTGCCTGGGATGAAGTTGACTATGTCATCATGTCCGTGAACATTGTAGAGAATTTCCATTGGTTGTTGGTCGTTTTCGACATAGCGGACATGCAACTTTATGTGTATGATTCCATGGTGTCTTCACACCATCATAATGTTGTTGAATCATGTGTTGATAAGCTTTCAATCATTATCCCTCTGTATTTGTCTTGAACTGGTTTCTACGGGAAGCGTAAAGACATTAACTTCAAGACCACAAAGGCATACATTGAGAAACCAGTTACAGACCCTCACAATATACAGTGGATGGTTGCGGAGATTCCACAGCAAAAGGAAGGATCACTGTAAAAAACTATTCTCTCTTTCTATatgtttaattattatttttataatcatttgttaaataattaaatttttttgtcttatgcagcgattgtggtgtatttgtggCTGCTTTTGCGGAGTATGTTAGCCTTGGAGATTTGTCAATCCCTTCAGAAGACCTTTCGGATATCGACCAACACCGTAGACTCTATGGAGCTCTCCTATGGGACTATGCTacaaagaagcaagaagatgGGTCAATCAGTGAAAGTGAGGTTACATGCAGGCTAGCAAGGAGGAAGGGTGTTCCTGCTTTGAATGAGAAGACTAGAGTCCAGAGAAAGAAGAAATAGTGTCCTGTTTTCCTAGTTTAGTTGATGCCAATTTGTAGTTGAAGGAGAATACACTACTTTATgaacaaaatttttatttttttattgcagcatacctttttgttttgttattttatctTTCATTATTAGTTGTTCACTTGAATATAAATTGGTTGTTTACAGCACTGTATCTTCATTATATTAAACATGAGTATTTTGATATTAGAATATAATTTACCTACAAATAATCTTCACAATATCTACATTTTGGAAACACTCAATGTAGTTATTGTATATAATTTTGTAGTTGTATATGTTCATAATTTTTACGAAATACCTTCAAGTTCTAGGTAATATCTGTATATAACTGTCAGTTGAAGTTaaattacacaacaaatagaagaaataaatacTCCAATCCTAGAAATATATTTTacacaatttatctacaaatcaTCTACAAATTATTACCAagactacaatttaactacattTAACCTATATTTTACCTACAATCTGGAAACACTTTACATTAAAGTTATTTTTTTGATATCAGTTGTATTGTAGATAATAAATATTAAAATTTAATTACACTATATCAAAGACAAATTTAAATGCCTGACACAATACATAAAAGCATATTAAACACACACAAATTGTAGTCTACTTCGTAATGATCTTTAAAAACTTAAACGATTACACAAAAAATCTGCTAACTTTAACTCACTAACAGTTAGTTTGAATAACTATTCTAATTACATGATATTCATTTCTTCTTGGGCGCATTcttgcaagatcttttgttatgcccttcaccTCTACAATTTCCACATGACACCTTGTATTTCTTTGACTTTATTTCATCATATGTTTTATATCTTTCCTTTTGAGGTCTCCCTGACTGCCTTTTATCTCCCGTCGGTGGATTTACTACCTCATCCAAAATATATTGTGGCACATTCCATTTTCTTTCATCAGGAAGAGGATTTACTAGTATTTCATACATATGCAGAAGGCTCTCCCTTGTGTAATACGGAGAGCAATAGTTTTCATATGTTTCATTCCTGTGCCTTAATGCTTCCAAAGCATGCGCACATGGAAGTTCTTCAAGTTGGAATTGGCTACAACTACATTTCTTGTTTTCTAGACACACAATGTACCGCTTCACACCATCTAACACAGTATGTATATGAtctgttgaagccctcacctacaaTTGCAGAACAAACAGAAAAAATATTATCTCAATCATAAAAATAGATTATCTACAACCTATCTACAAATCATCTACAAATATTCTACACCTTATCTACAACCTACAATTATCTACAATTtgactacaatttatctacaatctgAAAACACTGCATATTAAGTAATTTATTTTTTCTGCACCAAATAAACAGATCTTACCCTAAGCTTCTGAGATAATGTTCTGTTGTTCTCTAATTCTTTGTTGAATTTGGACCCAAAAATGTGAAAGTACCCTTCGCCTTCAATAACTTCTCGTTGGTCCAACGCTCTAGCAGTGTCCGCATATACTCTAAAAGGTCAAATATCGGCAGTTCTCTTGCATCTTTTGTTACAACGTTCAACGACTCTGCAATATTTGATGTCATTGTCCACGTTCTATTCATTGTTGCATGTACTCTTGaccatctatgatagccaatatcaTATAGGTAAGATTTCGGGTCTACCTCTTCAATCTTCgacatcctttcattaaattcatcgagagtgtatgaccgtgctgtagcaaagtacaattcatgtaattgtagatgacccttcttgaattttgaccttatatttgtccaaatatACCACATACAAGAGTAGTGTGTCATGCCCGTATAGACAATTGATGTTGCCTTCAGTATACTCTCATTCCTATCTGAAACAACACACATTAAAGGTTTTTCACCATATGCCtgcttgaattgctcaaagaaccactTTCAAGATGCGTCATTTTCAGAATCAACCATAGCATATGCCAAGGGCAATATTGCACCTACATtattaattcataaaatattaattGGCAGTTATGAAaatgtatataaaaatataaatatataacaaCTACAATATATCTTCATAATATAGACAATTTATCTACATTTCTTGTAATagctacaaaataactacaaaattaCTATAATGTATCTACATTTTATAGACTGCCTAAAAAATAACTACAAAAGTTTTACACTTTTTACCTGTTGCATCCATGGTGCTTGCTGTCAGCATAATCCCCCTGTAGGCTGACTTTACGAATGTCCCATCAACTACTACTACTGGCCTACAATGTTGCCAACCACTTATTGATGTACAAAGAACAACAAATGCGTATAAGAAGCATTCATCTGCAGTTTTCTTCAATTTAACAACTGATCCAGGATAAGTCTcctcaagaatataaaaatatttgggtAATTTGCTGTAGGAGTCAGCCGGattccctctcaaaaactgtaaagccttttcctttgctctccatgcttgcatgtagcttaggTTCACTCCGTGTTCGGATAACATGTCAATTTGTATGTCCTTTAGTGTGTAAATAGTCTTAGGATCACAATACTTTGGAATGACCATGCTACCAACTACAGCTGCAGTACGTTTGCGCTGTATGAATGTTTCGTCCATTAAGGAGCATGTGTGTTGTCGGTTGAAACTCCTTATCTTGAACATTGCGGAATCATTGATTGACGTTGCCTTGAAGTGCCATTTATAGTTTTCACCAACGCATACAAGCCAGTagctacaaaaaaaatataaaaatttaatacagATTATAAATGTAGATGCAACAAAAGGACTGTTTTAACATAAAGTAATATAAACTAtaatttaactacaatttattTACAATGTTTTAAAAACACATATCTTGAGTAAAACACTGCTTTTAATGATCTTTTCACCACAAATATCTCCATACCTTCTATGACTGGATCTTTTAACTCTGAACTGGAACATGTGCATCACAGAAAAGTGCTTCATTGCAGCAGCTACAGTTTGCTAGTCCTAATACACTTGTCCTTCTTCAATAGCGGTTTGAGTAGATtctgttattatttcactttgatattcctCTATAGCTGGAGAGGATGTCAAGTAACTTTAGGGATCCAGACGAACCTGCATCAAAATAAAGATAAACAGTGTCATTATAATTTTGTAGAatctttgtagataatttgtagatataGTGAAAATTTTGTAGTCATCCATTTTAGGATGTCAGACATTATAGTTAAATTGTACTATAACTTTTGCAATTTGTAGAAATTTGTGAAAACAATACTGCTTCGTGCATAATTAAactaatttgtattttatttgactAGATTTTGTTCTAAACATAGATTGTAGTTTTATTTGAAGACAACATTTTGAAATCAACAATTTCTAATCATATATTGTAGTTTATTTTGTCGTATAAGTGTAGTAACTTTGTAGATAATTTTGAAAACAACATTGCTTTATTCTTTCATTAAACTGATTTGTCGTTTAATTGTAGgtaaatgtagtaattttgtagataatACCGTAAAACCATAATTCTATGCAATTTCAAACTATACAAACCTGCACTTGTGTTATCGTTGGTGATTgtcaattccatattgaaatcttGTACACTTATACATAACGGATATGAACCTAagtttttattctcctttttggtCTCCATATACACACGAACCCCTATATCATTCCTAATCTTCAATGGGGGACAATTGTCGTTCACCATGTAtttgatttttacaattttttctgAAGTATCAATCGACAGTTGTTTTGCAATTGTAGAAATCAGAATACTGTAGCTTGCATTCTCATCTACCACAATGGCATCAACTTCAAAATCTCTAAATCTGCAATAgttatcccaattcccatttaaTTGTAGCATGATTGCGATTTTGGACATGATTGCGTGTTGTTGCTGATGTATTATTCTAAATTTTTTCGTTTTTTTGGATTTCTAGATTGAGagaaaaaaagatgaagaacAGATATACGATCGCCAATTTGATTTCTGAAAACGACGAAGAATAGAATATTCTACAATTTGAATTCAGTTTGTTGAATCTCGAAGATATTTCTGCAATTGTTGCGAAATCTCCTTTCCGTTTCAAAACTTGAATATAATGTAGAATCAACCAATCCTAAGATTCTTTCCTGATTTTTCGCGCGTTATTAGGGGAAGATTCTGCCCTATTAATTCCTAATAAACGAATGGTACAGAAATTGTAGGAAAAATGTGGACTAGGTGGGTAATTTAAATACTATGCATatatttggtaataaaatttcatatatggtataggaaagAAAAAATCCCTTTAGAGAAATAGTGAATTGGGGGGTGCCCAAGGTCATATGTAAATGACGTTTATGAGATGGGCTTTTGAGCTGATTCTTACCCGGGTACGGCCCAGTACAAGTATAAATAAAAGGAATTTGTTTCTATATATACAACATTAGGACAATATTTATCCGGTTTGGTTAGATTTTCCTATTTATAAAAAGTAattagatttattcacaaaacacaTATATATCCATCTAAAAGCTATAATTTGTATATAATTTTTTGTTGTATAAAATCCGATCAAAAGCTACTGTTTACATATAACATATACAACTTGCATATAATTACTTGTTATACAGAATCTGGTCAAAAAACTATACTTTTACATACAAATTGGGTATAATtatgttaattatgtattttatatGTCGTTTGTAATTTGTACATCCGAGTTCCGAcatacaaaaatatatacaatttATTTATGTCTTCTTTTTTCGAGTTCAATATGAAATTCCAAACAAAACCAACTCGAATCTTCACCAAATTtcttcaaaattgagatataaacttcaGTGGATATTCTCAATCATTTGCAACacaatccaaataaataataattttataaaatttaattttcgaatttaaagcttcaatttttttttttaacggATGTCAATAAAATTTAAAGATAGCCATGAACTGATATTTAAGATTGTTTGGGGATTCGGCTTTAGAGGAAATTATTAATTGACTTAATGATTTATATCACTCCGATTATAGTTATGAGTAATTGAACACTCACAGAACTTGAAGAAGTTATTTGGAGCTAAAGATTTGAGGCGCCTCGAGGTTTCTTCCTTTAGTCAAAGGTTGGATTAGAATGTGCATACTAAATTGCTTGATTATTTGCCTCACtgttcaaaataaattatatattgatgttttatacttcaataccacacaagaggggagtGATTTGTGTGATGTCCAATTTTTCGCTTAatttgattatagaaggacctggttcttctatgtgttccaactactactgttgcggaataataagtacataaattaaagaacacagagattttacgtggaaaacacctggctcaaaaggtgaaaaaatcacgacctactttccagtaggattttcccaaactctccactaaaatcactgagccaaaaactgcatttacaaaaactcttttgtaaacctaggattaactctaatcccgttgtagcacacaacctcaactgttgcgacaacttcaagttaactctaacttgaaaactttGAGTACCTAATATAATTGCTTCCAAATAAACTTAAAGGTACAacatgaaaacacctactacaattgaactagaaataaaagacagacacttggaactggttcttctatctggttcaagtagcttcaggtttgcacgcttgaatcacataTGAACTACTTGCAAAATtgtcttgctattttgctctcaattcacgtttaacttctgcttatgtgtgttacctgtaaaagagaacaacactgatatttctggagttagtaaatagagattaactagaattctgatgctactcttccttggtggaagagttctagttgatctcatccTCTAACTCTATCCTTCGCTTAAGTCGTGTTCTCTTTGTATAAGGaatctttctccttatccaatatgcaaccttttcgatcatgatcaggagatatcacttctggtaagttaggtttatctccttcacgtgcatctcacctGCTTGAGTTGACCATATCCGTGCCTCGCTAGGATGGAcgtggtccatgtctgagttcctttgtcagtcttcaaaactcacatttacttgggccaacaaatttcccatttttgatgatgacaaactctgtgcttttcattCACTTAAGCCCTGTCAGAACTCAGCTTATTCATCAATGCAAAGTTAGAAATTTTTTACTTATCATCAAGGAtcaggttcattaggttataaacatcacttataCAGAatataaagcacaatatctcttcccccttttgacATCATAAAAAATATGCATAAACACAGTGTGATTCCGAGAATTTTAACAATTACTCATGGTCACTGGGGTCACTACAAGTGTAATCATtgattaatcatcagtaatcaaccaaacatattcaaactatcaaggaaatataAACAGTCAACAAGAGCAAAAACATCAAACTTCATTGATATAGAATATGATTCTGtcacaatccacaaaaagaaacaaaaacagtCAAACATGAGCAAAacaagaaaaatccctaatctgggtcactgaaaGGTCTAGACAAGGTTCAGGAAATGAAGGCTAAAGAACTTAAGTCTTGGAAGAACTAGAGGGTTGGGTCTTGGCTTGGAGAAGGTGCAACATGtcttgaagaatgccatcattcttctccttttcctttgtgAGCTAAGctctgagagcatctctctcagatTCAACCT
This region includes:
- the LOC138876074 gene encoding uncharacterized protein, which gives rise to MSKIAIMLQLNGNWDNYCRFRDFEVDAIVVDENASYSILISTIAKQLSIDTSEKIVKIKYMVNDNCPPLKIRNDIGVRVYMETKKENKNLGSYPLCISVQDFNMELTITNDNTSAGSSGSLKLLDILSSYRGISNSELKDPVIEGMEIFVVKRSLKAVYWLVCVGENYKWHFKATSINDSAMFKIRSFNRQHTCSLMDETFIQRKRTAAVVGSMVIPKYCDPKTIYTLKDIQIDMLSEHGVNLSYMQAWRAKEKALQFLRGNPADSYSKLPKYFYILEETYPGSVVKLKKTADECFLYAFVVLCTSISGWQHCRPVVVVDGTFVKSAYRGIMLTASTMDATDRNESILKATSIVYTGMTHYSCMWYIWTNIRSKFKKGHLQLHELYFATARSYTLDEFNERMSKIEEVRASTDHIHTVLDGVKRYIVCLENKKCSCSQFQLEELPCAHALEALRHRNETYENYCSPYYTRESLLHMYEILVNPLPDERKWNVPQYILDEVVNPPTGDKRQSGRPQKERYKTYDEIKSKKYKVSCGNCRGEGHNKRSCKNAPKKK